The following proteins are encoded in a genomic region of Vibrio spartinae:
- the cdd gene encoding cytidine deaminase codes for MTQNRFTVLSQLPEALAKPLEEIVTNPKFSATFTSQQVAHLMDVTGFDAVTLAQHLLPLAAIYADTPVSDFHVGAIVRGGSGALYFGANIEFSGVSLGQTIHAEQAAIAHAWMCGENELSDIIVDTPPCGHCRQFMNELANVEALRITLPNQATKKLHDYLPEAFGPADLGMKIRLMDQQAHQIHADYSDPLLQEALKALNNSYAPYSQALGGVAIELKDQHIYLGSYAENAAFNPSLPPLQVAVIQLRMSGYSFSDIKRVVLAETKNAAVTHLDTTRSVLQKIAPHIQLEHIEI; via the coding sequence ATGACCCAAAATCGATTCACTGTTCTCAGCCAATTGCCCGAAGCACTGGCTAAACCACTCGAAGAGATTGTCACCAATCCGAAATTTTCAGCCACCTTCACCTCGCAACAAGTTGCGCATTTAATGGACGTGACCGGTTTCGACGCCGTCACCCTTGCTCAACATTTGCTCCCACTGGCTGCGATTTATGCTGATACGCCAGTTTCCGACTTCCATGTTGGTGCCATCGTCCGCGGTGGTTCCGGTGCGCTGTACTTCGGTGCCAATATCGAGTTTTCCGGTGTCTCACTCGGACAAACGATTCATGCCGAACAAGCCGCCATTGCGCATGCATGGATGTGTGGTGAAAACGAACTCAGCGACATTATTGTTGACACACCACCATGTGGCCACTGCCGTCAGTTTATGAATGAACTTGCCAACGTTGAGGCATTACGAATTACCCTCCCCAATCAGGCAACGAAAAAACTGCACGATTACCTTCCGGAAGCTTTTGGGCCAGCAGATCTGGGAATGAAGATTCGACTCATGGATCAACAAGCGCATCAAATCCATGCTGATTATTCAGATCCACTGCTGCAAGAAGCACTGAAAGCACTCAACAACAGTTATGCGCCTTATAGTCAGGCACTGGGCGGTGTCGCCATCGAACTCAAAGATCAACATATTTATCTGGGGTCTTATGCCGAGAATGCGGCTTTTAATCCGAGTCTTCCGCCACTGCAAGTTGCAGTGATACAGCTCAGAATGAGTGGCTATTCATTTAGCGATATCAAGCGTGTCGTGCTTGCTGAAACCAAAAATGCAGCAGTCACTCATCTGGATACAACCCGTTCGGTCTTGCAAAAAATTGCACCACATATCCAGCTGGAACATATTGAGATATAA
- a CDS encoding FAD-dependent monooxygenase has translation MNRKPSALIIGTGIGGLSCAIALKKIGWSVRLFEKADGLRATGSGLSVMSNASAAMKKLLDIDLGLEHYGAVIQNFEIRHKSGLLLNRLPVQAIADEQGAPNVCISRAQLQRALLEQLGDVDMSCGKRVDGYTETDNAVQVDFADGTTASGDILIGADGFHSAVREAIGTTSVIQEAGYICWLALVQYSHPQITPGYVGHYWGKGKRIGIIDVGNGWVYWWGTANMPNHEAQQWRGTNADVAKVYAGWPDIVSDIILSTPSESIISVDAKDRSFPQTWSKGRVTLLGDAAHPMLTSLGQGAGMSIEDAAVLGDVLRNAEDYSAALRQYEAIRQPRAQAIVEASRALSDVEQYEQFLPRLKRDVGMLFVQKRTMRERLQASLVFDERAVYAQ, from the coding sequence ATGAATAGAAAACCTTCAGCACTCATTATCGGTACAGGTATTGGTGGCTTATCATGTGCAATTGCGCTGAAAAAAATTGGCTGGTCGGTGCGTCTGTTTGAAAAAGCGGACGGTTTACGGGCAACCGGCTCGGGACTGTCTGTTATGTCGAATGCCAGTGCTGCGATGAAGAAGCTGCTTGATATTGATCTCGGTCTGGAGCATTACGGCGCGGTGATCCAGAATTTTGAAATTCGGCACAAATCCGGTTTACTTCTAAACCGGCTTCCTGTTCAGGCAATCGCTGATGAGCAAGGTGCGCCCAACGTGTGTATATCCAGAGCACAATTGCAAAGGGCGTTGTTAGAGCAATTGGGGGATGTCGATATGAGTTGTGGTAAACGGGTGGATGGTTATACCGAAACGGATAATGCTGTGCAGGTTGACTTTGCCGACGGGACGACAGCCTCGGGCGATATCCTGATTGGTGCCGATGGATTCCACTCGGCAGTACGCGAAGCCATCGGGACAACGTCTGTGATTCAGGAGGCTGGTTATATTTGCTGGCTGGCTTTGGTGCAATATTCTCATCCACAGATAACCCCTGGCTATGTTGGCCATTATTGGGGCAAAGGGAAACGGATCGGGATCATTGATGTCGGTAATGGCTGGGTATATTGGTGGGGCACTGCCAATATGCCGAATCATGAGGCTCAGCAATGGCGTGGCACAAATGCAGATGTTGCGAAGGTATATGCCGGCTGGCCAGATATTGTGTCAGATATCATTCTTTCAACACCAAGTGAATCGATAATCAGCGTTGATGCTAAAGACCGCTCCTTTCCGCAAACTTGGAGTAAGGGCAGGGTGACTCTCTTGGGAGATGCCGCCCACCCAATGCTGACGAGCCTTGGTCAAGGTGCTGGCATGTCGATAGAGGATGCAGCAGTACTGGGAGATGTTCTTCGGAATGCCGAAGACTATAGCGCTGCGCTGCGTCAGTATGAAGCGATTCGCCAGCCCCGGGCTCAAGCTATTGTTGAGGCCTCTCGGGCGTTGAGCGATGTTGAGCAGTATGAGCAGTTTCTTCCTCGTCTGAAACGTGACGTCGGAATGCTATTCGTGCAGAAACGCACAATGCGCGAGCGCCTGCAAGCGTCGCTGGTATTTGATGAACGCGCTGTTTATGCTCAATAA
- the pheS gene encoding phenylalanine--tRNA ligase subunit alpha: protein MQHLQEIIASASAAIQAADTLNALDEVRVQYLGKKGELTAQLQNLGKLPPEERRTAGQEINAAKNTVQQAIFARKEALQRAELEQKLAAETIDVTLPGHRIENGGIHPITRTIERIESFFGELGFTVESGPEIEDDFHNFDALNIAEDHPARTDHDTFFFNPKLMLRTHTSGVQIRTMEASQPPLRFIAPGRVYRNDYDQTHTPMFHQVEGMLIDENVNFAHLKGILHDFLCNFFEEELEVRFRPSYFPFTEPSAEVDVKRKNGKWLEILGCGMVHPNVLRSVGIDPEKYSGFAFGIGIERLTMLRYGVNDLRAFFENDLRFLKQFK, encoded by the coding sequence ATGCAACATCTACAAGAGATTATTGCCAGTGCAAGTGCGGCAATTCAGGCTGCTGACACGCTGAATGCATTGGATGAAGTTCGTGTTCAGTATCTGGGGAAAAAAGGCGAGCTGACGGCTCAGTTGCAAAATCTGGGTAAATTACCCCCAGAAGAGCGTCGAACTGCCGGTCAGGAAATTAATGCTGCCAAAAATACGGTTCAGCAGGCTATTTTTGCCAGAAAAGAAGCACTACAGCGTGCAGAATTAGAACAAAAATTGGCGGCCGAAACCATTGATGTCACACTGCCGGGACACCGGATTGAGAATGGTGGCATTCATCCGATTACTCGGACGATCGAGCGCATTGAAAGCTTTTTTGGCGAACTTGGCTTTACCGTTGAGTCCGGTCCGGAAATTGAAGATGATTTTCACAATTTTGATGCACTGAATATTGCAGAAGATCACCCGGCCAGAACCGATCACGATACTTTTTTCTTTAATCCTAAATTAATGCTCCGCACCCATACGTCTGGCGTTCAGATCAGAACGATGGAAGCCAGCCAGCCCCCATTACGCTTTATTGCGCCCGGCCGTGTTTATCGGAACGATTATGATCAGACGCATACACCGATGTTTCATCAGGTGGAAGGTATGTTGATTGATGAAAATGTGAATTTTGCGCATTTGAAAGGCATCTTGCATGACTTTTTGTGTAACTTCTTTGAAGAAGAGCTTGAAGTTCGTTTTCGTCCCTCTTACTTCCCGTTTACTGAGCCGTCAGCTGAAGTTGATGTGAAGCGGAAAAACGGCAAATGGCTTGAAATATTAGGGTGTGGCATGGTTCACCCGAATGTCTTGCGTAGTGTTGGTATTGACCCTGAAAAATACTCCGGATTTGCTTTCGGAATCGGGATCGAGCGTCTGACGATGCTTCGTTACGGGGTCAATGATCTGCGGGCATTTTTCGAAAATGATCTGCGTTTCCTCAAACAGTTCAAGTAA
- the purT gene encoding formate-dependent phosphoribosylglycinamide formyltransferase, producing the protein MLGTATRESATRVLLLGSGELGKEVAIECQRLGLEVIACDRYANAPAMQVAHRCHVFNMLDGDALRRVIELEKPDYVVPEVEAIATATLVELEDEGVHIVPTAKATQLTMNREGIRCLAAETLSLTTSPYRFADNYHDFRDAITEIGLPCVVKPVMSSSGKGQSVLKSEQDIDKAWHYAQEGGRSGAGRVIIEGFIDFDYEITQLTVSAVDGIHFCAPIGHRQEDGDYRESWQPQAMSEAAQKNAQMVAEKIVTALGGYGIFGVELFVKGDQVIFNEVSPRPHDTGLVTLISQNLSEFALHVRAFTGLPIQQIVSYQPAASVALLGQGTSDNVRFDGVANALTVPNTQVRLFAKPEIDGRRRLGVTLATGEDTQQAKDAALACASHIVLHY; encoded by the coding sequence ATGTTAGGGACAGCGACAAGAGAAAGTGCAACACGAGTTCTGTTACTTGGCTCCGGAGAGTTAGGTAAAGAAGTCGCAATCGAATGCCAACGATTAGGGCTGGAAGTTATTGCTTGTGATCGATATGCCAACGCACCGGCGATGCAAGTTGCACATCGTTGCCATGTCTTTAACATGTTGGATGGCGATGCGCTGCGTCGAGTCATCGAACTCGAAAAGCCAGATTATGTGGTCCCTGAAGTGGAAGCGATTGCCACGGCAACACTTGTCGAATTGGAAGACGAAGGTGTTCATATTGTACCAACAGCCAAAGCAACACAATTGACGATGAACCGCGAAGGTATCCGCTGTCTGGCAGCCGAAACATTATCTCTCACCACTTCTCCTTACCGTTTTGCGGATAACTATCATGACTTCCGCGATGCCATTACCGAAATCGGGCTTCCCTGTGTCGTTAAGCCCGTGATGAGTTCCTCAGGCAAAGGCCAGAGTGTCCTCAAATCAGAACAAGATATCGATAAAGCTTGGCACTACGCACAAGAAGGGGGCCGTTCCGGTGCCGGACGAGTGATTATTGAAGGTTTCATTGATTTTGACTACGAGATCACTCAGCTGACTGTGAGTGCTGTTGATGGTATCCATTTCTGTGCACCAATTGGTCATCGGCAAGAAGATGGCGATTACCGTGAATCTTGGCAACCCCAAGCGATGTCTGAGGCTGCCCAGAAAAATGCCCAGATGGTTGCGGAAAAAATTGTCACGGCGCTCGGTGGCTACGGGATCTTCGGTGTGGAACTATTCGTCAAAGGTGATCAGGTCATTTTCAACGAAGTCTCCCCTCGCCCCCATGATACGGGATTAGTCACTTTAATCTCGCAGAATTTATCTGAATTCGCCTTGCATGTCCGTGCATTTACAGGGTTACCTATCCAGCAGATTGTATCGTATCAGCCTGCCGCATCGGTGGCTTTACTTGGTCAGGGCACATCCGACAATGTCCGTTTTGATGGTGTGGCGAATGCCCTGACGGTTCCCAATACGCAAGTTCGCCTGTTCGCGAAACCAGAGATTGATGGCAGAAGAAGGCTCGGGGTGACGCTCGCCACAGGCGAAGATACACAACAGGCGAAAGACGCAGCACTGGCGTGTGCGAGTCATATCGTCCTGCATTATTAA
- a CDS encoding thiopurine S-methyltransferase gives MDKEFWHNKWASNRIGFHITDVNPLLLEYWPALSPQREEQVFVPLCGKSEDLVWLAAKHDKVIGVELSEIAVRSFFSEHFYTPLVTQIDSFHQCYEFDELQIYQGDVFTAPLDCVELIYDRAALVSIMPSQRDAYVQRLRALLKTGGRMLLITVDYEQTELAGPPFSVNRNQIQQLFQGMKTTLLCRKEADSEHPKIAKQKLSRFADEVWLIEA, from the coding sequence ATGGATAAAGAATTTTGGCATAATAAGTGGGCTTCCAACCGCATTGGCTTCCATATAACAGATGTGAATCCGCTGCTGTTGGAGTACTGGCCTGCATTGTCGCCACAGAGAGAGGAACAAGTTTTTGTTCCTTTGTGTGGTAAAAGTGAAGATCTCGTTTGGTTGGCAGCAAAACATGACAAAGTCATCGGTGTTGAACTCAGTGAGATTGCCGTGAGATCGTTTTTCTCTGAACACTTTTATACACCGTTAGTCACACAGATCGATTCATTTCATCAATGTTATGAGTTTGATGAACTACAAATTTATCAAGGTGATGTTTTTACAGCACCACTTGATTGTGTCGAGCTGATTTATGATCGGGCTGCATTGGTTTCTATCATGCCATCCCAAAGAGATGCGTATGTACAGCGACTACGCGCGCTGTTAAAGACGGGCGGGCGGATGCTTTTGATTACTGTTGACTATGAGCAGACAGAATTGGCCGGGCCACCGTTTAGTGTTAATCGTAACCAGATCCAGCAATTGTTTCAGGGGATGAAAACGACATTACTCTGCCGTAAAGAAGCGGATTCAGAACACCCGAAAATTGCGAAACAAAAGCTGAGTCGATTTGCGGATGAAGTGTGGTTGATTGAAGCTTAG
- the pheT gene encoding phenylalanine--tRNA ligase subunit beta — translation MKFSESWLREWVNPSVTTDELAHQITMAGLEVDDVTAVAGIFTGVKVGHVVECGQHPDADKLRVTKIDVGEDELLDIVCGAPNCRQGLKVAVATVGAVLPGDFKIKKAKLRGQPSHGMLCSFSELGIDIESDGIMELPADAPIGMDFRTFLKLDDVTIDVDLTSNRADCFSLRGLAREVGALNRMDVASPELYAVAPSIDAQIAIDVKAPNGCPRYLGRIVKNVNLNAKTPLWMQEKLRRSGLRSIDPVVDVTNYVMLEQGQPMHAFDLAKIEGGIVVRMAEQDEKLTLLDGAEVSLNNDTLVIADHQKALAIAGVFGGEESGVNEQTQDILLECAFFTPDSIRGRARSYGLHTDSSMRYERGVDYALQTNAMERATALLLSICGGEAAPVVVAESESYLPKPNQVTLRREKLDRLLGHIISDDDVVEILTRLGMDVATIEDGWRVVAPTWRFDIAIEQDLIEEVGRLYGYDNIPLQAPQVGLTMNRHKEADLPLKRVRDLLVDRGYYEAITYSFVEPEQQKLIVPDVEPLVLPNPISVDMSAMRLGLIQGLLNTVAHNQKRQQSRVRLFEHGLRFIPDQHAEQGIRQEAMIAGVIAGSQTEEHWNVESRTVDFFDAKGDMEAILELTANPNAYSFAATRHPALHPGQAAAIYYEGQQIGVIGAVHPEVERKFGLNGRTIVFEIEWCGLNQRLIPEIASVSKFPANRRDIALVVDQTVTSGEVVAACANAGGQLLKEAKLFDVYVGKGVEDGKKSLAIALTLQSVERTLEEAEISAVVSEIVAAASEQYGAVLRD, via the coding sequence ATGAAATTCAGCGAATCATGGCTGCGCGAGTGGGTGAATCCTTCTGTAACGACAGACGAACTGGCGCATCAAATTACAATGGCAGGTCTTGAAGTCGATGATGTGACTGCTGTTGCCGGTATATTCACCGGTGTCAAAGTTGGTCATGTGGTCGAATGTGGTCAACACCCAGATGCCGACAAACTCCGGGTGACAAAAATTGACGTTGGTGAAGACGAGTTGCTTGATATTGTGTGTGGAGCGCCGAACTGTCGTCAAGGTTTGAAAGTCGCTGTCGCAACGGTCGGTGCTGTTTTACCGGGCGATTTTAAAATCAAAAAAGCGAAACTGCGTGGTCAACCTTCTCATGGCATGTTGTGCTCATTTTCAGAACTCGGAATCGATATTGAATCCGACGGTATTATGGAACTGCCTGCTGACGCACCGATCGGCATGGACTTTCGTACGTTCCTTAAATTAGATGATGTTACTATCGATGTGGATTTAACATCCAATCGTGCCGATTGTTTTAGTTTAAGAGGCCTGGCTCGTGAAGTCGGTGCTTTGAACCGAATGGATGTTGCTTCTCCTGAGCTTTATGCTGTCGCACCTTCAATTGATGCGCAGATTGCGATTGACGTCAAAGCTCCCAATGGATGTCCTCGTTACCTCGGCCGTATTGTAAAAAATGTAAATCTGAATGCGAAAACGCCATTATGGATGCAGGAAAAACTGCGTCGCAGTGGATTGCGTTCGATTGATCCGGTTGTTGATGTGACCAATTACGTCATGTTAGAACAAGGCCAACCCATGCACGCTTTTGATTTGGCTAAAATTGAAGGCGGTATTGTGGTGCGGATGGCAGAGCAGGATGAAAAACTGACTCTGTTAGATGGCGCTGAAGTGTCACTGAACAATGATACATTAGTGATTGCTGATCATCAGAAAGCGCTGGCGATTGCCGGGGTATTTGGTGGTGAAGAGTCTGGCGTTAACGAGCAGACACAAGATATTTTGTTGGAATGTGCCTTTTTCACGCCGGATAGTATTCGTGGGCGTGCGAGAAGTTATGGCTTGCATACGGATTCTTCAATGCGTTATGAACGTGGGGTTGATTATGCTTTACAAACTAATGCAATGGAGCGAGCAACCGCGCTACTACTGAGTATCTGTGGTGGCGAAGCCGCACCCGTTGTCGTCGCTGAATCTGAATCGTATCTGCCAAAACCGAATCAAGTGACACTTCGTCGTGAAAAGCTTGACCGTCTATTAGGGCATATTATTTCTGATGACGATGTGGTCGAAATTCTGACTCGTTTGGGGATGGATGTCGCCACAATTGAAGACGGTTGGCGTGTTGTTGCACCGACATGGCGTTTCGATATTGCAATCGAACAAGATCTGATTGAAGAAGTGGGCCGTCTGTACGGTTATGACAATATTCCGCTTCAGGCACCACAGGTCGGGTTAACGATGAACCGGCACAAAGAAGCTGATTTACCACTGAAGCGTGTTCGGGATTTGTTGGTTGATCGTGGTTATTACGAAGCGATTACCTATAGTTTCGTTGAACCGGAACAACAAAAACTGATTGTCCCTGATGTTGAGCCACTGGTGCTGCCAAACCCGATTTCAGTGGATATGTCGGCAATGCGATTAGGCTTAATTCAAGGGCTGTTGAATACCGTCGCTCATAATCAGAAGCGTCAGCAATCTCGTGTTCGCTTGTTTGAACATGGTTTACGTTTTATTCCTGATCAACACGCTGAGCAGGGTATCCGTCAAGAAGCAATGATTGCCGGTGTAATTGCTGGTTCTCAGACAGAAGAACACTGGAATGTGGAGAGCAGGACAGTTGATTTCTTTGATGCAAAAGGTGATATGGAAGCGATTCTGGAGCTGACCGCAAATCCAAACGCTTATTCATTCGCCGCAACCCGACATCCGGCATTGCACCCGGGACAGGCCGCTGCGATCTACTATGAAGGACAGCAAATCGGTGTGATTGGTGCTGTGCATCCTGAAGTTGAACGTAAGTTTGGCTTGAATGGCAGAACCATTGTGTTTGAGATTGAATGGTGTGGGTTGAATCAACGCTTGATTCCGGAAATTGCATCGGTCTCAAAATTCCCGGCAAATCGTCGTGATATCGCCTTAGTGGTTGATCAAACAGTGACATCCGGTGAAGTGGTTGCAGCTTGTGCGAACGCTGGCGGACAGCTTCTGAAAGAAGCCAAACTCTTTGATGTGTATGTCGGTAAAGGGGTTGAAGACGGCAAGAAAAGTCTTGCGATTGCATTGACGCTACAATCTGTAGAACGAACGCTTGAAGAAGCTGAAATTTCTGCTGTGGTTAGCGAAATTGTTGCCGCTGCTTCTGAGCAATATGGTGCAGTTCTGCGCGATTAA
- a CDS encoding integration host factor subunit alpha: MALTKADLAENLFETLEFSKRDAKETVEAFFEEIRKALENGEQVKLSGFGNFDLRDKSERPGRNPKTGQDIPITARRVVTFRPGQKLKARVENIDPNER; this comes from the coding sequence ATGGCGCTCACAAAGGCCGATTTGGCTGAAAACCTGTTTGAAACGCTTGAGTTTAGTAAACGGGATGCCAAGGAAACGGTTGAAGCATTTTTTGAGGAAATCCGTAAAGCTCTGGAAAATGGCGAACAGGTCAAGTTGTCAGGTTTTGGTAATTTTGATTTGAGAGACAAGAGCGAGCGTCCGGGGCGAAATCCGAAAACCGGACAGGATATTCCGATTACTGCGAGACGTGTTGTTACATTCCGTCCAGGACAAAAATTGAAAGCTCGTGTCGAAAATATCGATCCGAATGAAAGGTAG